The proteins below are encoded in one region of Saccopteryx leptura isolate mSacLep1 chromosome 1, mSacLep1_pri_phased_curated, whole genome shotgun sequence:
- the PDE4A gene encoding 3',5'-cyclic-AMP phosphodiesterase 4A isoform X6, which produces MARPRRLGCIPELQLEAVPAAAGEDEAFLSEPRAPHAPRWPRSPPSSPVFFASLSPTFCRSLRLLRSFQDFGRRAWASFEAENGSTTSPGRSPLDSQASPGLVLHAGVATSQRRESFLYRSDSDYDMSPKTMSRNSSVTSEAYAEDLIVTPFAQVLASLRSVRSNFSLLTNVPIPSNKRSPLSGPIPVCKATLSEETCQQLARETLEELDWCLEQLETMQTYRSVSEMASHKFKRMLNRELTHLSEMSRSGNQVSEYISTTFLDKQNEVEILSPTMKDGEKLQALWQRPSQQPPAPGPQFQPMSQIMGVKKLMHNSNPTDSSIPRFGVKTDQEELLAQELENLSKWGLNIFHVSDYAGGHSLSCIMYTVFQERDLLKKFHIPVDTMVTYMLTLEDHYHQDVAYHNSLHAADVLQSTHVLLATPALDAVFTDLEILAALFAAAIHDVDHPGVSNQFLINTNSELALMYNDESVLENHHLAVGFKLLQEENCDIFQNLSKRQRQSLRKMVIDMVLATDMSKHMTLLADLKTMVETKKVTSSGVLLLDNYSDRIQVLRNMVHCADLSNPTKPLELYRQWTDRIMAEFFQQGDRERERGMEISPMCDKHTASVEKSQVGFIDYIVHPLWETWADLVHPDAQEILDMLEDNRDWYYSAIRQSPSPPPEEPQGPGHRPLPDKFQFELTLEEEEEEEVSSALGAIEAQALFRVQDASPAEDLLAVDGHDVSTEVEIEEMSLTQQADNVAEGQGKSTSPDVSVHAVGCSRPPVLSPENPALPALRTPPTPEEAPGLLGLPSVAAEVGAQKEHQAAKRACCACTETSGKNPPTIPAPGGWGSAGGPT; this is translated from the exons ATGGCGCGGCCACGCCGCCTGGGCTGTATCCCCGAGCTGCAGCTGGAGGCCGTCCCCGCGGCGGCGGGCGAGGACGAGGCGTTCCTGTCGGAGCCCCGGGCCCCGCACGCGCCCCGCTGGCCACGTTCGCCGCCCTCCTCGCCCGTCTTCTTCGCCAGCCTGTCCCCAACTTTCTGCAGGAGCCTTCGGCTTCTCCGCAGCTTCCAGGATTTTGGCCGCCGGGCGTGGGCTAG CTTCGAGGCAGAGAATGGGTCCACTACATCACCAGGCCGCAGCCCCCTGGACTCGCAGGCGAGCCCGGGCCTCGTGCTGCATGCTGGGGTGGCCACCAGCCAGCGCCGTGAATCTTTCCTCTACCGCTCAGACAGCGACTATGACATGTCACCCAAGACCATGTCCCGAAATTCATCAGTCACCAGCGAGGC GTATGCTGAAGACCTCATCGTGACACCATTTGCCCAG GTGCTGGCCAGTCTCCGGAGTGTTCGCAGCAACTTCTCACTCCTGACCAATGTGCCCATTCCCAGCAACAA GCGATCCCCACTGAGTGGCCCAATCCCGGTCTGCAAGGCCACACTGTCAG AGGAGACGTGTCAGCAGTTGGCGCGGGAGACATTGGAGGAGCTGGATTGGTGTCTGGAGCAGTTAGAGACCATGCAGACCTACCGCTCAGTCAGCGAGATGGCGTCCCACAAG TTCAAGAGGATGCTAAACCGTGAACTCACACACCTGTCAGAGATGAGCAGATCAGGAAACCAGGTCTCTGAGTACATCTCCACCACATTCCTGG ACAAGCAGAATGAAGTGGAGATCCTATCACCCACAATGAAGGATGGTGAAAAACTGCAAGCACTGTGGCAGAGACCTTCCCAGCAGCCTCCAGCCCCGGGGCCGCAGTTCCAGCCCATGTCTCAGATCATGGGGGTGAAGAAACTGATGCACAACAGCAACCCAACTGATTCCAGCATACCCCGCTTTGGGGTGAAGACAGACCAAGAGGAGCTCCTGGCCCAA GAACTGGAAAACCTGAGCAAATGGGGCCTGAACATCTTCCATGTGTCAGATTATGCTGGGGGCCACTCCCTCAGCTGTATCATGTATACTGTATTCCAG GAACGGGACCTGCTGAAGAAGTTCCACATCCCGGTGGACACGATGGTGACATATATGCTGACTCTGGAGGACCACTACCACCAGGATGTGGCCTACCACAACAGCCTGCACGCTGCTGATGTGCTGCAGTCCACCCATGTGCTGCTGGCCACACCTGCCCTGGAC GCTGTATTCACAGATCTGGAGATTCTCGCAGCCCTCTTTGCAGCGGCCATCCATGACGTTGACCACCCTGGGGTCTCCAACCAGTTCCTCATCAACACCA ATTCGGAGCTGGCACTCATGTACAATGATGAGTCGGTGCTGGAGAACCACCACCTGGCCGTGGGCTTCAAGCTGCTTCAAGAAGAAAACTGTGACATCTTCCAGAACCTTAGCAAACGCCAGCGGCAGAGCCTGCGCAAGATGGTCATCGACATG GTGCTGGCCACAGACATGTCCAAGCATATGACCCTCCTAGCTGACCTGAAGACCATGGTTGAAACCAAGAAAGTGACCAGCTCAGGGGTCCTTCTACTAGACAACTACTCGGACCGCATCCAG GTTCTGAGGAACATGGTGCACTGTGCGGACCTCAGCAACCCCACCAAGCCGCTGGAGCTGTACCGCCAGTGGACGGACCGCATCATGGCTGAGTTCTTCCAGCAGGGCGACCGTGAGCGTGAGCGTGGCATGGAGATCAGCCCCATGTGTGACAAGCACACAGCCTCAGTGGAGAAGTCTCAG gtgGGTTTCATAGACTATATTGTGCACCCGCTGTGGGAGACCTGGGCCGACTTGGTCCACCCAGATGCCCAGGAGATCTTGGACATGTTGGAAGATAACCGGGACTGGTACTATAGTGCCATTCGGCAGAGCCCGTCACCGCCACCAGAGGAGCCCCAGGGGCCAGGCCACCGGCCCCTACCTGATAAGTTCCAGTTTGAGCTGACgctagaggaggaagaggaagaggaagtgtcCTCCGCCCTGGGTGCAATTGAGGCGCAGGCATTATTCAGGGTCCAGGATGCATCCCCAGCTGAGGACCTGTTGGCGGTGGATGGCCATGACGTGTCCACAGAGGTGGAGATAGAGGAAATGTCCTTGACACAGCAAGCAGACAATGTGGCTGAGGGCCAGGGCAAGTCCACGTCCCCAGATGTGTCTGTGCATGCTGTGGGCTGCAGTAGGCCCCCTGTCCTGTCTCCTGAGAACCCTGCTCTGCCTGCCTTGAGGACCCCACCCACTCCAGAGGAGGCCCCGGGCCTCCTGGGCCTCCCCTCCGTGGCAGCAGAGGTGGGGGCCCAGAAAGAACATCAGGCTGCCAAGAGGGCGTGCTGTGCCTGCACAGAGACATCTGGCAAGAACCCACCCACAATCCcagcccctggtgggtgggggtctgctggaggccctACCTGA
- the PDE4A gene encoding 3',5'-cyclic-AMP phosphodiesterase 4A isoform X2: MAWGVSRRAGVERGAALPRAAADTSGLVNSARQTAVRVAVPMRAWRALGTHAVQCSPPGRPRPPALSLPPADPESLVHFSFSDEDTCWHLPGRSVRHDSKHFSCVNAGHLNDLSFEAENGSTTSPGRSPLDSQASPGLVLHAGVATSQRRESFLYRSDSDYDMSPKTMSRNSSVTSEAYAEDLIVTPFAQVLASLRSVRSNFSLLTNVPIPSNKRSPLSGPIPVCKATLSEETCQQLARETLEELDWCLEQLETMQTYRSVSEMASHKFKRMLNRELTHLSEMSRSGNQVSEYISTTFLDKQNEVEILSPTMKDGEKLQALWQRPSQQPPAPGPQFQPMSQIMGVKKLMHNSNPTDSSIPRFGVKTDQEELLAQELENLSKWGLNIFHVSDYAGGHSLSCIMYTVFQERDLLKKFHIPVDTMVTYMLTLEDHYHQDVAYHNSLHAADVLQSTHVLLATPALDAVFTDLEILAALFAAAIHDVDHPGVSNQFLINTNSELALMYNDESVLENHHLAVGFKLLQEENCDIFQNLSKRQRQSLRKMVIDMVLATDMSKHMTLLADLKTMVETKKVTSSGVLLLDNYSDRIQVLRNMVHCADLSNPTKPLELYRQWTDRIMAEFFQQGDRERERGMEISPMCDKHTASVEKSQVGFIDYIVHPLWETWADLVHPDAQEILDMLEDNRDWYYSAIRQSPSPPPEEPQGPGHRPLPDKFQFELTLEEEEEEEVSSALGAIEAQALFRVQDASPAEDLLAVDGHDVSTEVEIEEMSLTQQADNVAEGQGKSTSPDVSVHAVGCSRPPVLSPENPALPALRTPPTPEEAPGLLGLPSVAAEVGAQKEHQAAKRACCACTETSGKNPPTIPAPGGWGSAGGPT; the protein is encoded by the exons ATGGCCTGGGGAGTCAGCAGGAGGGCGGGTGTGGAGCGTGGAGCGGCGCTGCCAAGGGCGGCAGCAGATACCTCGGGCCTGGTGAACAGTGCACGCCAGACCGCGGTGCGTGTAGCCGTCCCCATGCGTGCCTGGAGGGCGCTTGGCACCCATGCGGTCCAGTGCAGCCCGCCGGGCCGGCCCCGGCCCCCTGCCCTATCACTGCCCCCCGCGGACCCCGAATCCCTGGTCCACTTCTCCTTCAGCGACGAAGACACCTGTTGGCATCTTCCAGGCAGATCTGTCAG GCATGATTCTAAGCATTTTTCCTGTGTTAATGCTGGTCACCTGAATGACCTGAG CTTCGAGGCAGAGAATGGGTCCACTACATCACCAGGCCGCAGCCCCCTGGACTCGCAGGCGAGCCCGGGCCTCGTGCTGCATGCTGGGGTGGCCACCAGCCAGCGCCGTGAATCTTTCCTCTACCGCTCAGACAGCGACTATGACATGTCACCCAAGACCATGTCCCGAAATTCATCAGTCACCAGCGAGGC GTATGCTGAAGACCTCATCGTGACACCATTTGCCCAG GTGCTGGCCAGTCTCCGGAGTGTTCGCAGCAACTTCTCACTCCTGACCAATGTGCCCATTCCCAGCAACAA GCGATCCCCACTGAGTGGCCCAATCCCGGTCTGCAAGGCCACACTGTCAG AGGAGACGTGTCAGCAGTTGGCGCGGGAGACATTGGAGGAGCTGGATTGGTGTCTGGAGCAGTTAGAGACCATGCAGACCTACCGCTCAGTCAGCGAGATGGCGTCCCACAAG TTCAAGAGGATGCTAAACCGTGAACTCACACACCTGTCAGAGATGAGCAGATCAGGAAACCAGGTCTCTGAGTACATCTCCACCACATTCCTGG ACAAGCAGAATGAAGTGGAGATCCTATCACCCACAATGAAGGATGGTGAAAAACTGCAAGCACTGTGGCAGAGACCTTCCCAGCAGCCTCCAGCCCCGGGGCCGCAGTTCCAGCCCATGTCTCAGATCATGGGGGTGAAGAAACTGATGCACAACAGCAACCCAACTGATTCCAGCATACCCCGCTTTGGGGTGAAGACAGACCAAGAGGAGCTCCTGGCCCAA GAACTGGAAAACCTGAGCAAATGGGGCCTGAACATCTTCCATGTGTCAGATTATGCTGGGGGCCACTCCCTCAGCTGTATCATGTATACTGTATTCCAG GAACGGGACCTGCTGAAGAAGTTCCACATCCCGGTGGACACGATGGTGACATATATGCTGACTCTGGAGGACCACTACCACCAGGATGTGGCCTACCACAACAGCCTGCACGCTGCTGATGTGCTGCAGTCCACCCATGTGCTGCTGGCCACACCTGCCCTGGAC GCTGTATTCACAGATCTGGAGATTCTCGCAGCCCTCTTTGCAGCGGCCATCCATGACGTTGACCACCCTGGGGTCTCCAACCAGTTCCTCATCAACACCA ATTCGGAGCTGGCACTCATGTACAATGATGAGTCGGTGCTGGAGAACCACCACCTGGCCGTGGGCTTCAAGCTGCTTCAAGAAGAAAACTGTGACATCTTCCAGAACCTTAGCAAACGCCAGCGGCAGAGCCTGCGCAAGATGGTCATCGACATG GTGCTGGCCACAGACATGTCCAAGCATATGACCCTCCTAGCTGACCTGAAGACCATGGTTGAAACCAAGAAAGTGACCAGCTCAGGGGTCCTTCTACTAGACAACTACTCGGACCGCATCCAG GTTCTGAGGAACATGGTGCACTGTGCGGACCTCAGCAACCCCACCAAGCCGCTGGAGCTGTACCGCCAGTGGACGGACCGCATCATGGCTGAGTTCTTCCAGCAGGGCGACCGTGAGCGTGAGCGTGGCATGGAGATCAGCCCCATGTGTGACAAGCACACAGCCTCAGTGGAGAAGTCTCAG gtgGGTTTCATAGACTATATTGTGCACCCGCTGTGGGAGACCTGGGCCGACTTGGTCCACCCAGATGCCCAGGAGATCTTGGACATGTTGGAAGATAACCGGGACTGGTACTATAGTGCCATTCGGCAGAGCCCGTCACCGCCACCAGAGGAGCCCCAGGGGCCAGGCCACCGGCCCCTACCTGATAAGTTCCAGTTTGAGCTGACgctagaggaggaagaggaagaggaagtgtcCTCCGCCCTGGGTGCAATTGAGGCGCAGGCATTATTCAGGGTCCAGGATGCATCCCCAGCTGAGGACCTGTTGGCGGTGGATGGCCATGACGTGTCCACAGAGGTGGAGATAGAGGAAATGTCCTTGACACAGCAAGCAGACAATGTGGCTGAGGGCCAGGGCAAGTCCACGTCCCCAGATGTGTCTGTGCATGCTGTGGGCTGCAGTAGGCCCCCTGTCCTGTCTCCTGAGAACCCTGCTCTGCCTGCCTTGAGGACCCCACCCACTCCAGAGGAGGCCCCGGGCCTCCTGGGCCTCCCCTCCGTGGCAGCAGAGGTGGGGGCCCAGAAAGAACATCAGGCTGCCAAGAGGGCGTGCTGTGCCTGCACAGAGACATCTGGCAAGAACCCACCCACAATCCcagcccctggtgggtgggggtctgctggaggccctACCTGA
- the PDE4A gene encoding 3',5'-cyclic-AMP phosphodiesterase 4A isoform X4 — translation MAWGVSRRAGVERGAALPRAAADTSGLVNSARQTAVRVAVPMRAWRALGTHAVQCSPPGRPRPPALSLPPADPESLVHFSFSDEDTCWHLPGRSVSFEAENGSTTSPGRSPLDSQASPGLVLHAGVATSQRRESFLYRSDSDYDMSPKTMSRNSSVTSEAYAEDLIVTPFAQVLASLRSVRSNFSLLTNVPIPSNKRSPLSGPIPVCKATLSEETCQQLARETLEELDWCLEQLETMQTYRSVSEMASHKFKRMLNRELTHLSEMSRSGNQVSEYISTTFLDKQNEVEILSPTMKDGEKLQALWQRPSQQPPAPGPQFQPMSQIMGVKKLMHNSNPTDSSIPRFGVKTDQEELLAQELENLSKWGLNIFHVSDYAGGHSLSCIMYTVFQERDLLKKFHIPVDTMVTYMLTLEDHYHQDVAYHNSLHAADVLQSTHVLLATPALDAVFTDLEILAALFAAAIHDVDHPGVSNQFLINTNSELALMYNDESVLENHHLAVGFKLLQEENCDIFQNLSKRQRQSLRKMVIDMVLATDMSKHMTLLADLKTMVETKKVTSSGVLLLDNYSDRIQVLRNMVHCADLSNPTKPLELYRQWTDRIMAEFFQQGDRERERGMEISPMCDKHTASVEKSQVGFIDYIVHPLWETWADLVHPDAQEILDMLEDNRDWYYSAIRQSPSPPPEEPQGPGHRPLPDKFQFELTLEEEEEEEVSSALGAIEAQALFRVQDASPAEDLLAVDGHDVSTEVEIEEMSLTQQADNVAEGQGKSTSPDVSVHAVGCSRPPVLSPENPALPALRTPPTPEEAPGLLGLPSVAAEVGAQKEHQAAKRACCACTETSGKNPPTIPAPGGWGSAGGPT, via the exons ATGGCCTGGGGAGTCAGCAGGAGGGCGGGTGTGGAGCGTGGAGCGGCGCTGCCAAGGGCGGCAGCAGATACCTCGGGCCTGGTGAACAGTGCACGCCAGACCGCGGTGCGTGTAGCCGTCCCCATGCGTGCCTGGAGGGCGCTTGGCACCCATGCGGTCCAGTGCAGCCCGCCGGGCCGGCCCCGGCCCCCTGCCCTATCACTGCCCCCCGCGGACCCCGAATCCCTGGTCCACTTCTCCTTCAGCGACGAAGACACCTGTTGGCATCTTCCAGGCAGATCTGTCAG CTTCGAGGCAGAGAATGGGTCCACTACATCACCAGGCCGCAGCCCCCTGGACTCGCAGGCGAGCCCGGGCCTCGTGCTGCATGCTGGGGTGGCCACCAGCCAGCGCCGTGAATCTTTCCTCTACCGCTCAGACAGCGACTATGACATGTCACCCAAGACCATGTCCCGAAATTCATCAGTCACCAGCGAGGC GTATGCTGAAGACCTCATCGTGACACCATTTGCCCAG GTGCTGGCCAGTCTCCGGAGTGTTCGCAGCAACTTCTCACTCCTGACCAATGTGCCCATTCCCAGCAACAA GCGATCCCCACTGAGTGGCCCAATCCCGGTCTGCAAGGCCACACTGTCAG AGGAGACGTGTCAGCAGTTGGCGCGGGAGACATTGGAGGAGCTGGATTGGTGTCTGGAGCAGTTAGAGACCATGCAGACCTACCGCTCAGTCAGCGAGATGGCGTCCCACAAG TTCAAGAGGATGCTAAACCGTGAACTCACACACCTGTCAGAGATGAGCAGATCAGGAAACCAGGTCTCTGAGTACATCTCCACCACATTCCTGG ACAAGCAGAATGAAGTGGAGATCCTATCACCCACAATGAAGGATGGTGAAAAACTGCAAGCACTGTGGCAGAGACCTTCCCAGCAGCCTCCAGCCCCGGGGCCGCAGTTCCAGCCCATGTCTCAGATCATGGGGGTGAAGAAACTGATGCACAACAGCAACCCAACTGATTCCAGCATACCCCGCTTTGGGGTGAAGACAGACCAAGAGGAGCTCCTGGCCCAA GAACTGGAAAACCTGAGCAAATGGGGCCTGAACATCTTCCATGTGTCAGATTATGCTGGGGGCCACTCCCTCAGCTGTATCATGTATACTGTATTCCAG GAACGGGACCTGCTGAAGAAGTTCCACATCCCGGTGGACACGATGGTGACATATATGCTGACTCTGGAGGACCACTACCACCAGGATGTGGCCTACCACAACAGCCTGCACGCTGCTGATGTGCTGCAGTCCACCCATGTGCTGCTGGCCACACCTGCCCTGGAC GCTGTATTCACAGATCTGGAGATTCTCGCAGCCCTCTTTGCAGCGGCCATCCATGACGTTGACCACCCTGGGGTCTCCAACCAGTTCCTCATCAACACCA ATTCGGAGCTGGCACTCATGTACAATGATGAGTCGGTGCTGGAGAACCACCACCTGGCCGTGGGCTTCAAGCTGCTTCAAGAAGAAAACTGTGACATCTTCCAGAACCTTAGCAAACGCCAGCGGCAGAGCCTGCGCAAGATGGTCATCGACATG GTGCTGGCCACAGACATGTCCAAGCATATGACCCTCCTAGCTGACCTGAAGACCATGGTTGAAACCAAGAAAGTGACCAGCTCAGGGGTCCTTCTACTAGACAACTACTCGGACCGCATCCAG GTTCTGAGGAACATGGTGCACTGTGCGGACCTCAGCAACCCCACCAAGCCGCTGGAGCTGTACCGCCAGTGGACGGACCGCATCATGGCTGAGTTCTTCCAGCAGGGCGACCGTGAGCGTGAGCGTGGCATGGAGATCAGCCCCATGTGTGACAAGCACACAGCCTCAGTGGAGAAGTCTCAG gtgGGTTTCATAGACTATATTGTGCACCCGCTGTGGGAGACCTGGGCCGACTTGGTCCACCCAGATGCCCAGGAGATCTTGGACATGTTGGAAGATAACCGGGACTGGTACTATAGTGCCATTCGGCAGAGCCCGTCACCGCCACCAGAGGAGCCCCAGGGGCCAGGCCACCGGCCCCTACCTGATAAGTTCCAGTTTGAGCTGACgctagaggaggaagaggaagaggaagtgtcCTCCGCCCTGGGTGCAATTGAGGCGCAGGCATTATTCAGGGTCCAGGATGCATCCCCAGCTGAGGACCTGTTGGCGGTGGATGGCCATGACGTGTCCACAGAGGTGGAGATAGAGGAAATGTCCTTGACACAGCAAGCAGACAATGTGGCTGAGGGCCAGGGCAAGTCCACGTCCCCAGATGTGTCTGTGCATGCTGTGGGCTGCAGTAGGCCCCCTGTCCTGTCTCCTGAGAACCCTGCTCTGCCTGCCTTGAGGACCCCACCCACTCCAGAGGAGGCCCCGGGCCTCCTGGGCCTCCCCTCCGTGGCAGCAGAGGTGGGGGCCCAGAAAGAACATCAGGCTGCCAAGAGGGCGTGCTGTGCCTGCACAGAGACATCTGGCAAGAACCCACCCACAATCCcagcccctggtgggtgggggtctgctggaggccctACCTGA
- the PDE4A gene encoding 3',5'-cyclic-AMP phosphodiesterase 4A isoform X5 yields MARPRRLGCIPELQLEAVPAAAGEDEAFLSEPRAPHAPRWPRSPPSSPVFFASLSPTFCRSLRLLRSFQDFGRRAWARHDSKHFSCVNAGHLNDLSFEAENGSTTSPGRSPLDSQASPGLVLHAGVATSQRRESFLYRSDSDYDMSPKTMSRNSSVTSEAYAEDLIVTPFAQVLASLRSVRSNFSLLTNVPIPSNKRSPLSGPIPVCKATLSEETCQQLARETLEELDWCLEQLETMQTYRSVSEMASHKFKRMLNRELTHLSEMSRSGNQVSEYISTTFLDKQNEVEILSPTMKDGEKLQALWQRPSQQPPAPGPQFQPMSQIMGVKKLMHNSNPTDSSIPRFGVKTDQEELLAQELENLSKWGLNIFHVSDYAGGHSLSCIMYTVFQERDLLKKFHIPVDTMVTYMLTLEDHYHQDVAYHNSLHAADVLQSTHVLLATPALDAVFTDLEILAALFAAAIHDVDHPGVSNQFLINTNSELALMYNDESVLENHHLAVGFKLLQEENCDIFQNLSKRQRQSLRKMVIDMVLATDMSKHMTLLADLKTMVETKKVTSSGVLLLDNYSDRIQVLRNMVHCADLSNPTKPLELYRQWTDRIMAEFFQQGDRERERGMEISPMCDKHTASVEKSQVGFIDYIVHPLWETWADLVHPDAQEILDMLEDNRDWYYSAIRQSPSPPPEEPQGPGHRPLPDKFQFELTLEEEEEEEVSSALGAIEAQALFRVQDASPAEDLLAVDGHDVSTEVEIEEMSLTQQADNVAEGQGKSTSPDVSVHAVGCSRPPVLSPENPALPALRTPPTPEEAPGLLGLPSVAAEVGAQKEHQAAKRACCACTETSGKNPPTIPAPGGWGSAGGPT; encoded by the exons ATGGCGCGGCCACGCCGCCTGGGCTGTATCCCCGAGCTGCAGCTGGAGGCCGTCCCCGCGGCGGCGGGCGAGGACGAGGCGTTCCTGTCGGAGCCCCGGGCCCCGCACGCGCCCCGCTGGCCACGTTCGCCGCCCTCCTCGCCCGTCTTCTTCGCCAGCCTGTCCCCAACTTTCTGCAGGAGCCTTCGGCTTCTCCGCAGCTTCCAGGATTTTGGCCGCCGGGCGTGGGCTAG GCATGATTCTAAGCATTTTTCCTGTGTTAATGCTGGTCACCTGAATGACCTGAG CTTCGAGGCAGAGAATGGGTCCACTACATCACCAGGCCGCAGCCCCCTGGACTCGCAGGCGAGCCCGGGCCTCGTGCTGCATGCTGGGGTGGCCACCAGCCAGCGCCGTGAATCTTTCCTCTACCGCTCAGACAGCGACTATGACATGTCACCCAAGACCATGTCCCGAAATTCATCAGTCACCAGCGAGGC GTATGCTGAAGACCTCATCGTGACACCATTTGCCCAG GTGCTGGCCAGTCTCCGGAGTGTTCGCAGCAACTTCTCACTCCTGACCAATGTGCCCATTCCCAGCAACAA GCGATCCCCACTGAGTGGCCCAATCCCGGTCTGCAAGGCCACACTGTCAG AGGAGACGTGTCAGCAGTTGGCGCGGGAGACATTGGAGGAGCTGGATTGGTGTCTGGAGCAGTTAGAGACCATGCAGACCTACCGCTCAGTCAGCGAGATGGCGTCCCACAAG TTCAAGAGGATGCTAAACCGTGAACTCACACACCTGTCAGAGATGAGCAGATCAGGAAACCAGGTCTCTGAGTACATCTCCACCACATTCCTGG ACAAGCAGAATGAAGTGGAGATCCTATCACCCACAATGAAGGATGGTGAAAAACTGCAAGCACTGTGGCAGAGACCTTCCCAGCAGCCTCCAGCCCCGGGGCCGCAGTTCCAGCCCATGTCTCAGATCATGGGGGTGAAGAAACTGATGCACAACAGCAACCCAACTGATTCCAGCATACCCCGCTTTGGGGTGAAGACAGACCAAGAGGAGCTCCTGGCCCAA GAACTGGAAAACCTGAGCAAATGGGGCCTGAACATCTTCCATGTGTCAGATTATGCTGGGGGCCACTCCCTCAGCTGTATCATGTATACTGTATTCCAG GAACGGGACCTGCTGAAGAAGTTCCACATCCCGGTGGACACGATGGTGACATATATGCTGACTCTGGAGGACCACTACCACCAGGATGTGGCCTACCACAACAGCCTGCACGCTGCTGATGTGCTGCAGTCCACCCATGTGCTGCTGGCCACACCTGCCCTGGAC GCTGTATTCACAGATCTGGAGATTCTCGCAGCCCTCTTTGCAGCGGCCATCCATGACGTTGACCACCCTGGGGTCTCCAACCAGTTCCTCATCAACACCA ATTCGGAGCTGGCACTCATGTACAATGATGAGTCGGTGCTGGAGAACCACCACCTGGCCGTGGGCTTCAAGCTGCTTCAAGAAGAAAACTGTGACATCTTCCAGAACCTTAGCAAACGCCAGCGGCAGAGCCTGCGCAAGATGGTCATCGACATG GTGCTGGCCACAGACATGTCCAAGCATATGACCCTCCTAGCTGACCTGAAGACCATGGTTGAAACCAAGAAAGTGACCAGCTCAGGGGTCCTTCTACTAGACAACTACTCGGACCGCATCCAG GTTCTGAGGAACATGGTGCACTGTGCGGACCTCAGCAACCCCACCAAGCCGCTGGAGCTGTACCGCCAGTGGACGGACCGCATCATGGCTGAGTTCTTCCAGCAGGGCGACCGTGAGCGTGAGCGTGGCATGGAGATCAGCCCCATGTGTGACAAGCACACAGCCTCAGTGGAGAAGTCTCAG gtgGGTTTCATAGACTATATTGTGCACCCGCTGTGGGAGACCTGGGCCGACTTGGTCCACCCAGATGCCCAGGAGATCTTGGACATGTTGGAAGATAACCGGGACTGGTACTATAGTGCCATTCGGCAGAGCCCGTCACCGCCACCAGAGGAGCCCCAGGGGCCAGGCCACCGGCCCCTACCTGATAAGTTCCAGTTTGAGCTGACgctagaggaggaagaggaagaggaagtgtcCTCCGCCCTGGGTGCAATTGAGGCGCAGGCATTATTCAGGGTCCAGGATGCATCCCCAGCTGAGGACCTGTTGGCGGTGGATGGCCATGACGTGTCCACAGAGGTGGAGATAGAGGAAATGTCCTTGACACAGCAAGCAGACAATGTGGCTGAGGGCCAGGGCAAGTCCACGTCCCCAGATGTGTCTGTGCATGCTGTGGGCTGCAGTAGGCCCCCTGTCCTGTCTCCTGAGAACCCTGCTCTGCCTGCCTTGAGGACCCCACCCACTCCAGAGGAGGCCCCGGGCCTCCTGGGCCTCCCCTCCGTGGCAGCAGAGGTGGGGGCCCAGAAAGAACATCAGGCTGCCAAGAGGGCGTGCTGTGCCTGCACAGAGACATCTGGCAAGAACCCACCCACAATCCcagcccctggtgggtgggggtctgctggaggccctACCTGA